AAAGCTGGGTTTTCTACCAGGTGCTACTCTGCATACTGTGCACGGCTCTCATGATGTCTTTCTGAGAAATCTGGCCCATCAGTTTGCCCATATTGACCACCGGAAACCTCCTGATTCGCTTATCCAGGAACATTTTAGCCGCATCGAAGATGTTCGTTTCAGGAGAAATACTAATGACGCCTGTGGTCATGTGCTCCGATACCTTACCATTGAGATTGGGCATATTATTGTATTTTCCACGCACCACTTCTTTCATACAGTCACCCTCTGAGATGATGCCTACCAGTTCCCCATGTTCGTTCACCACCGGACCGCCTGATATTTTGTTTTTCAGGAGGGTTTCGATGACTTCATCCATGTGCTGGTCGGGACGAAAAGTGATGAGTTTGGTGGACATATAATCGGCCACACTTACTTTCTGAGCTTTGGGGAGGGGCTTGGCTTGCTGCACGCCCCGGTAACTTTTAACCATATCATTTGAGTTTGGGTAGTCAAATAAGTTACACAAAAGGAGCCTGATTTCCTAATAGTTGACCGAAAGTGAGGGCTGGAGTGGCGAGAGATATGCTTACTGAAAGCGGTATAAACAAAAAAAGCAGTTTGTAACAAACTGCTTTTGTGATTTTAGATTTTATAGATCCAGTTGTGTGGATCTGGTATTTCTCCTGTTTTGATTTTGGTCAGTGTGTCCAAAAAGTCCGCGGAATATTTCCAGTCCTCTACTGGAGGTAGGTGATAATCCACTCCCTCATGATGAATGAGTTTGATTTGTGCCACGGTAGCTGCAGTGCCTGCACCAAATGCCTCTTGCATGCTGCCGTTCTTTATGGAATCAATCACCTCGCTTACCCTTACCGGGCGCTCTTCCACTTTCATTCCTTTGTCTTTGGCCAGCTGGATGATGCTGTCCCGGGTGATGCCGTTGAGGATGGTGTCACCGGCGGGGGCCGTTACCAGTGTGTCATTGATGACAAACATCAGGTTCATCGTTCCGCTTTCTTCCACAAACTCGTGTGTTTTGGCATCAGTCCAGATGAGCTGATTAAAGCCCTCTTTCTGTGCATCTACTGCGGGCTTGAGCGCAGCAGCGTAGTTGCCTCCAGTTTTGGCAAATCCGGTTCCGCCCTGAGCTGCACGGGTGTATTTGGTTTCTATTTTTACTTTTACAGGCTCTGCATAGTAGGCGCCTACGGGGCCGGTGATGATCAGAAACTGGTAAGAGTTGGATGGTCGAATGCCAATATAAGGATCCATGGCCAACTGCAAGGGTCTAATGTAAAGTGAGGTGCCCGGGGCAGATGGTACCCAGCTACTGTCCAGTTTCAGTAGTTCGGTGAGGCCACTCATGAAAAGCTCCTCTGGCACGGGAGGCATACACATTCTTTCCGCACTTGCCTGAAGCCTTCTGGCATTGGCATCTGGTCTGAAGACCAAAATTTCCCCGTCAGCAGATCTGTTGGCCTTCAATCCTTCAAAAATGGTAGAGGCATAGTGTAGGGTAGTGTTGGCAGGTGAAATGCTCAGGTTGCCGTACGGGACTATTCTCAGGTCTTGCCATTGTCCATTGCTGTAGTCGGCCAGGAACATGTGGTCTGAATAAACTGATCCAAATTGCGGCTTTTCCAGGTCTGCCTCGTGGATTTTCGAATGTTTGGTTTTCGTGATGTTGATGTCGATTGTCTCAGTCATACCTCAAATAATTAGATATATTTTTTAATCATTACCTGGACTCCAGGGAGTTTCCGGTGCGTTCAGGAGTTGAGCCATTTTTCGAGACATCACAAAAAAGTAGTCCGAAAGCCTGTTCATGAATTTGATTAGTTCACTCTCCACTGGTTCTTCTTGTGAGAGCGCAATAATGCTTCTTTCAGCCCTGCGGCAGACTGTCCTGCAAACGTGGCACAAAGATACAACCTGATGACCTCCCGGCAGAATAAAATTTTTTAATTCTGGAAGTTCACCGCTTGCTTTATCTATCCAAACTTCCAATTGTTTGATTTCAACCTCCGTGACCTTTGGTAATTTAAATCCGGTGAAGCCTGGCGCGGTGGCCAGAATGGACCCTATGGTGAAAAGATTCTCCTGAATCCAATAGAATTGATTCCCAATGCGAGCTTCCACTTCGGGGTGGTCTTTAAGCAATCCGATAAAGGAATTGAGTTCATCCACATTTCCATAAGCGTCGATTCTAAGGTCAGATTTCGAAACTTTCTTACCCCCCAAAAGGGACGTCTGGCCCTTGTCTCCTGTCTTGGTATATAACTTGGTACTCATATGGTTTATTTAAACAGCTGCAACAGTTGATCGCACGTTTTTATTGACTTCATCAGACTCAATCAGCCCATCCCGAAGCCTGATAATCCTATGTGCATACTCGGCTATGTCCTCTTCGTGTGTAACCATAATGATGGTATTGCCTTTTTGATGCAGGTCGGCAAACAAATCCATAATGGAATAAGAGGTTTTGGAATCCAGGTTTCCGGTAGGCTCATCCGCAAGTATGATACTGGGGTCGTTTACCAGTGCCCGAGCTATGGCCACACGCTGCCTCTGTCCCCCTGAGAGTTCATTGGGCTTGTGCTGAGCGCGATCTGCCAGGCCCACACCATCCAGCGCGGCAAGGGCTTTTTCTTCCCGATCTTCTTTCCCATAGCCAGCATAGATCAGGGGCAGGGCCACGTTTTCCAGGGAGGAAGCTCGTGGCAAAAGGTTGAAAGTTTGAAAAACAAACCCAATCTCTTTATTTCTGATTTCTGCCAGTTCGTTTTCTGTCAGATCACTCACGTCGTGATCATTGAGGATGTAGGTCCCGTCTGACGGAGTGTCCAGGCAACCGATGATATTCATGAGGGTGGATTTACCTGATCCTGAAGGTCCCATGAAGGCTACATACTCGCCACGTTCTATTTGGATGGAAATGGATTTGAGGGCGTGGATGGTTTCGCTACCCATCACATAGCTCTTCTTGATATCTTTAGTGTCGATTATGAGGCTCATAGACTTTAAAAGTAATAAGTAAAGTTGTTAAACAAGGTACCGACTAACAAACGGTAGTTTCTATAGTTTTGGTTTACAAATTAACTTCTATTATGCGAGTGGTACTAATCCTTTTTGCCTGGTTGCTCCAGAGTCCGTTTCAGGGATGGGAAACTTTGTCCCGGCTGGAACTGGTTAGCGGCTTTGATGATTTTTTGGGAGAAGAGACAGAGGTTCCTGTTTTTTCGGAGGAGCTGAAGGGCTTCGAGGGAGAAATCGTGACCATTGAAGGGTATGTGATTCCACTCCAAACGAGCCGTGAGGGTGATTTTTTTGTGCTTTCGCGTTTTCCTTATAACAACTGCTTTTTCTGTGGAAATGCCGGGCCCGAGACGGTTGCCGAAATTTATACAAAAGACAAAGTGGCAACGGAGGATTCCAGAGTGCGGGTCACCGGCCGCCTGGAGCTCAATGCCAATGATCCGCTGCATTTGTTTTTTATTTTGTCGGAAGCCAGGGTTACTCCACTTGATTAAATCAAAGCGGGTCTGCATTTTCAGGATACTTCATTCAGACAGCAAACTAAGCGCCTTTGCTTTCAAATCACGAGGTTTTTAGCAGGTGGAATGATGATTTTATTGATTAAAAATATTCAAATAATACCCCTGGCAAATACAAAATTCTTCAAAATGGAATAGGATTTACGAAAATCTAATGAGATTATTGTAACAAACCAGCCTAACCCCATGGAGAATCCCTACCTAGATTCGTCAGTTGATAGAGGTATATTTGATAAAAAATATCCATCGCTTTCTGAAGCAACGGTGGACGATGAGGTGGTATGGGAAAAGTTTAAGAAGGGGGATAAGGCTGCGCTCACATTCATCTACAGGAACTACGCCAACCCACTGTACAACTACGGCTGCCAGCTGACCTC
This Marinoscillum sp. 108 DNA region includes the following protein-coding sequences:
- a CDS encoding CBS domain-containing protein, with the translated sequence MVKSYRGVQQAKPLPKAQKVSVADYMSTKLITFRPDQHMDEVIETLLKNKISGGPVVNEHGELVGIISEGDCMKEVVRGKYNNMPNLNGKVSEHMTTGVISISPETNIFDAAKMFLDKRIRRFPVVNMGKLMGQISQKDIMRAVHSMQSSTW
- a CDS encoding branched-chain amino acid aminotransferase, which encodes MTETIDINITKTKHSKIHEADLEKPQFGSVYSDHMFLADYSNGQWQDLRIVPYGNLSISPANTTLHYASTIFEGLKANRSADGEILVFRPDANARRLQASAERMCMPPVPEELFMSGLTELLKLDSSWVPSAPGTSLYIRPLQLAMDPYIGIRPSNSYQFLIITGPVGAYYAEPVKVKIETKYTRAAQGGTGFAKTGGNYAAALKPAVDAQKEGFNQLIWTDAKTHEFVEESGTMNLMFVINDTLVTAPAGDTILNGITRDSIIQLAKDKGMKVEERPVRVSEVIDSIKNGSMQEAFGAGTAATVAQIKLIHHEGVDYHLPPVEDWKYSADFLDTLTKIKTGEIPDPHNWIYKI
- a CDS encoding cob(I)yrinic acid a,c-diamide adenosyltransferase, whose amino-acid sequence is MSTKLYTKTGDKGQTSLLGGKKVSKSDLRIDAYGNVDELNSFIGLLKDHPEVEARIGNQFYWIQENLFTIGSILATAPGFTGFKLPKVTEVEIKQLEVWIDKASGELPELKNFILPGGHQVVSLCHVCRTVCRRAERSIIALSQEEPVESELIKFMNRLSDYFFVMSRKMAQLLNAPETPWSPGND
- a CDS encoding ABC transporter ATP-binding protein, which codes for MSLIIDTKDIKKSYVMGSETIHALKSISIQIERGEYVAFMGPSGSGKSTLMNIIGCLDTPSDGTYILNDHDVSDLTENELAEIRNKEIGFVFQTFNLLPRASSLENVALPLIYAGYGKEDREEKALAALDGVGLADRAQHKPNELSGGQRQRVAIARALVNDPSIILADEPTGNLDSKTSYSIMDLFADLHQKGNTIIMVTHEEDIAEYAHRIIRLRDGLIESDEVNKNVRSTVAAV